The sequence below is a genomic window from Streptomyces sp. NBC_00289.
TACCGCCCTCGGCATGGAACCCGAGCACGTCGCCTACGGCATGCGCGCCTCGTACGGGCTCTCGCATGTCACCCCGGGCCTCGTGATCAGCTGGGAGCGCGGGACCACCGCGCCCGCCGGTCTCGAACTGACCGCCCTGGCAGGCGTGTTGTGGTGTTCCCCCGGTGAACTCATCGGCAGACCGCGCACCCTGCGCGAGCACCGCCTCGCCCACGGCCTGGCGCCGGAGGACGTCGCCCGTATCGTCGGCCTGGAACTCCTGGCGTATCTCCACATGGAGGAGAACGACGAGTGGCGCGGCACCGAGCGCCAGTCCGCCGCGCTCGCCCGGCTGCTCGACCTCTCGCTCCCCGACTTCGTCAGCGTCACGGGACGCGACGCGCGGCTCGCCGAACTCCTGCGCAGTGCCGTGACCACACGCTGGCAGGCGTACGTCCGGCCGATCGCGAAAGCCGTGCCCCTGGACCGGCGTCTCCTGGAGGACACCCTCCACGAGCTGCACCAGGACTACCAGGGGCAGATGGCCGCCACCCTCAACTGGGGCGGCGGCAGGGCGGCGAGCGCGTCGAGCGACGCCGGCCGCGACTTCCTCGACCGGATCATCGAGCGCTTCTGGACGAACGTGGAGAACAACACCGGTTAGCGGCGCCCCCACCGTGCGGGCGCCGCCGGGACAGCCGCCTAGAACACCGACTCGGCCTCGTCCATCCGGTCCTTCGGCACCGTCTTCAGCTCGGTCACCGCCTCCGCGAGCGGCACCATCACGACGTCCGTCCCGCGCAGCGCCGTCATCCTGCCGAACTCACCGCGGTGCGCGGCCTCCACCGCGTGCCAGCCGAATCGGGTGGCGAGCACCCTGTCGTACGCGGTCGGTACGCCGCCGCGCTGGACGTGGCCGAGGATGACCGGCTTGGCCTCCTTGCCGAGCCGGCGCTCCAGCTCGTACGCCAGCGCCGTGCCGATGCCCTGGAAGCGCTCGTGGCCGAACGGGTCGATCTCGCCCTTGCCGTAGTCCATGGAGCCCTCGACCGGGTGCGCGCCCTCGGCCACGCAGACGACCGCGAACCGCTTGCCGCGGGCGAAGCGCTCCTCGACCATCTTGACCAGGTCGGCCGGGTCGAAGGGGCGCTCGGGCAGGCAGATGCCGTGCGCGCCGGCCGCCATGCCGGACTCCAGCGCGATCCAGCCCGCGTGCCGGCCCATGACCTCGACGACCATCACCCGCTGGTGGGACTCGGCGGTGGTCTTCAGCCGGTCCATCGCCTCGGAGGCGACCCCGACCGCCGTGTCGAAACCGAAGGTGCGGTCCGTCGAGGAGATGTCGTTGTCGATCGTCTTCGGGACGCCGACGACGGGCAGGCCCGCGTCGGCCAGCATCTTCGCCGCGGTGAGCGTGCCCTCGCCGCCGATCGGGATCAGCGCGTCGATGCCGAAGTCGCGCGCGATGTCGAGCGCGTTCGCGCAGGCCTCGCGCAGCCGGTCGCGCTCCAGGCGGGAGGAGCCGAGGATGGTGCCGCCGCGGGCCAGGATGCCGCTGACCGCGTCCAGGTCGAGGGTGCGGTAGTGGCCGTCGAGCAGGCCCGCGTAGCCGTCCTCGAAGCCGATGACCTCGTCGCCGTAGTTGTCGACCGCTCGGTGCACGACCGACCGGATCACTGCGTTCAGGCCAGGGCAGTCGCCGCCTGCCGTGAGAACTCCGATGCGCATCGTGCTGTGTCTCCTGCTCGCTGTTGAGACCGGTGAGCCGGTCCGATTCTTTCATGCCCCGGAGGACGATGTCGCTTCCGTCCTGTGCGTCCCGATCCGCCCTTTCCGATCCTCTGTCCTGACGGGCGCCTTAACCAGCGCCGGAGGTATTGTCAAGAGGGTTCTGCTCACCTCGGTGGGCGATTTTTATGAGCCCCCACACTCGCACTTCCCGCTCAAGACGGAACGGAGAGCACGCGTGACGCGCAGCGTGTACGTGACCGGTATCGACCGCGGCGACGGCCGCCAGGTCGTCGAGCTGGGGGTCATGGAACTCCTGACCCGCCAGGTCGACCGGGTGGGCGTCTTCCGCCCCCTCGTCCACGACGGGCCCGACCGCCTCTTCGAACTGCTGCGCGCCCGCTACCGCCTGTCGCAGGACCCGGCGACCGTCTACGGCATGGACTACCCCGAGGCGTCCGCCCTGCAGGCCGAGCAGGGCACCGACGAACTGGTGTCGGCGCTCGTCGACCGGTTCCATCTGGTGGCCCGCGACTACGACGTCGTGCTCGTCCTCGGCACCGACTTCGCCGCCACCCAGCTCCCCGACGAGCTGTCCCTGAACGCCCGGCTGGCCAACGAGTTCGGCGCCGCCGTCATCCCCGTGGTGGGCGGCCGGGGCCAGAGCACCGAGTCCGTGCTCGCCGAGACCCGCAACGCCTACCGTGCCTACGACGGCCTCGGCTGCGACGTCCTCGCCATGGTCACCAACCGGGTCGCCCGGGACGACCGGGACGAGATCGCCCGCCGGCTCGACTCCCGGCTCCCCGTCCCCTGCTACGTCGTGCCCGACGAGCCCGCCCTCTCCGCGCCCACCGTCGCGCAGATCTCCCAGGCCCTCGGGGCGAAGGTGCTGCTCGGCGACGACTCGGGGCTCGCCCGGGACGCGCTGGACTTCGTGTTCGGCGGCGCCATGCTGCCGAACTTCCTGCACGCCCTGACCCCGGGCTGCCTGGTCGTCACCCCGGGCGACCGCGCGGACCTGGTCGTCGGTTCGATGGCCGCGCACAGCGCCGGCACCCCGCCGATAGCGGGCCTGCTGCTGACCCTGGGGGAAGTGCCGAGCGACGAGGTCATGACCCTGGCCGCCCGCCTCGCCCCCGGCACCCCGGTGCTGTCGGTGGCCGGCAACAGCTTCCCCACCGCCGCCGAACTCTTCTCCCTGGAGGGGAAGTTGAACGCGGCCACCCCGCGCAAGGCGGAGACCGCGCTCGGGCTCTTCGAGCGGTACGTGGAGACCGAGGGACTGCTGAGGCGGGTCTCCACCCCCAGCAGCGACCGCGTGACACCCATGATGTTCGAGCACAAGCTGCTGGACCGGGCCCGCGCAGACCTGCGCCGGGTCGTGCTGCCCGAGGGCACCGAGGCGCGCGTGCTGCACGCCGCCGAGGTGCTGCTGCGCCGCGGCGTGTGCGACCTCACCCTCCTCGGCCCGGTCGACCAGATCCGCAAGAAGGCCGCCGACCTCGGCATCGACCTCGGCGAGACGCAGCTGATCGACCCGGCCACCAGCGAACTGCGCGACTCCTTCGCCGAGCAGTACGCCCGGCTGCGCGCCCACAAGGGGGTCACCGTGGAGCTGGCCTACGACGTCGTCTCCGACATGAACTACTTCGGCACGCTGATGGTGCAGGAGGGCCTCGCCGACGGCATGGTCTCCGGTTCCGTGCACTCGACGGCCGCGACCATCCGCCCGGCCTTCGAGATCATCAAGACCAGGCCTGACGCCGGCATCGTCTCGTCCGTCTTCTTCATGTGCCTCGCCGACAAGGTCCTCGTCTACGGCGACTGCGCGGTGAACCCCGACCCCGACGCCGAGCAGCTCGCCGACATCGCCGTCCAGTCGGCCGCCACCGCCGCGCAGTTCGGTGTCGAGCCGCGGATCGCGATGCTGTCGTACTCGACCGGTACGTCCGGCTCGGGCGCCGACGTCGACAAGGTGCGCCAGGCGACCGAGCTGGTCCGCTCCCGGCGGCCCGACCTGAAGATCGAGGGCCCCATCCAGTACGACGCCGCCGTGGAGCCGACGGTCGCCGAGACCAAACTGCCCGGCTCCGAGGTGGCCGGCCAGGCCAGCGTGCTGATCTTCCCTGACCTCAACACCGGCAACAACACGTACAAGGCCGTGCAGCGTTCGGCCGGCGCGATCGCGGTCGGGCCGGTGCTCCAGGGGCTGCGCAAGCCGGTCAACGACCTGTCCCGGGGCGCGCTCGTCCAGGACATCGTCAACACCGTCGCCATCACGGCGATCCAGGCCCAGTCCCCCAGCGAGAAGGCGACCGACCAGTGAGTGCGACCCGCGTCCTCGTCCTCAACTCCGGCTCCTCGTCGGTGAAGTACCAACTGCTCGACATGCGCGACAGCAGCCGCCTCGCCGTGGGGCTCGTCGAGCGCATCGGCGAGCGGGGCTCCCGGCTCCGGCACACGCCGGTGGCGCGGGGCGGCGAGATCCGCGAGTGGACCGCCCCGATCGCCGATCACGACGCGGCCCTGAAGTCCGTGGCGGAGGAACTGGCCCAGGACGGACTGGGGCTCGACTCGCCCGAACTGCTCGCGATCGGCCACCGAGTGGTGCACGGCGGCAAGTCGTTCACCGAGCCGACCGTCGTCGACGAGCGGGTGCTCGCCGAGATCGAGCGGCTGATCCCGGTGGCGCCCCTGCACAACCCGGCCAACCTCACCGGCATCCGTACGGCGCGGGCACTGCGGCCCGACCTGCCCCAGGTCGCCGTCTTCGACACCGCCTTCCACACCACGATGCCGGAGTCGGCCGCGCGCTACGCGATCGACGTGGAGACCGCCGACGCGCACCGGATCAGGCGGTACGGCTTCCACGGGACCTCACACGCGTACGTGTCACGGGCGACCGCGAAGCTGCTCGGCAGGGCGCCCGAGGACGTCAACGTGATCGTGCTGCACCTGGGCAACGGGGCGTCCGCCTCCGCCGTGCGGGGCGGAGTCTGCGTGGACACCTCCATGGGGCTGACGCCTTTGGAGGGGCTGGTGATGGGTACGCGCTCCGGAGACATGGACCCGGCCGTCATCTTCCATTTGATGCGAGTTGGCGGAATGTCAACGGACGAGATCGACACTCTTCTCAACAAGAGGAGCGGTCTGATCGGTCTGTGCGGGGACAACGACATGCGGGAGATCCGCCGCCGGGTCGAAGAAGGCGACGAACGGGCGGCGTTGGCCTTCGACATCTACATTCACCGGCTGAAGAAGTACATCGGCGCCTATTACGCCGTACTCGGCCGGGTGGACGCGATCGCCTTCACGGCCGGGGTGGGTGAGAACTCGGCGCCGGTGCGGGAGGCCGCCCTGGCCGGGCTGGAGGGGCTGGGCCTGGCGGTGGACGCCGAACTGAACGCCGTACGCGGCGCAGAACCGCGGCTGATCTCGCCCGCGCGGGCGCGGGTCGCCGTGGCCGTGGTGCCGACCGACGAGGAACTGGAGATCGCCAATCAGACCTACGCACTGGTCGGAAAGAGCCGCTGAGGAAATACACGGCAGTAACACGCCTGAGCGCAGACCCGCCCATTTGTATCTTCCACCAGACGGAATATTCCGTAGCGAAACAAACCGATAGGATCGCCTCATGCGCCGTTCGAAAATCGTCTGTACTCTCGGCCCCGCGGTCGACTCCCACGAGATGCTCGTGTCCCTGATCGAAGCCGGCATGAACGTTGCCCGCTTCAACTTCAGCCACGGCACCCACGCCGAGCACCAGGGCCGGTACGACCGTGTCCGGGCCGCCGCCAAGGAGACCGGCCGGGCCATCGGTGTCCTCGCCGACCTCCAGGGGCCGAAGATCCGCCTGGAGACCTTCGCCGAGGGGCCGGTCGAGCTGGAGCGCGGCGACGAGTTCGTCATCACCACCGAGGACGTGCCCGGCGACAAGCAGATCTGCGGGACGACGTACAAGGGTCTTCCCGGTGACGTCTCGCGCGGCGACCAGGTCCTGATCAACGACGGCAACGTCGAGCTGAAGGTCCTGGACGTCGAGGGTCCGCGGGTGAAGACGATCGTCATCGAAGGCGGTGTCGTCTCCGACCACAAGGGCATCAACCTGCCCGGCACGGCCGTGAACGTTCCGGCACTGTCCGAGAAGGACATCGAGGACCTGCGCTTCGCGCTGCGGATGGGCTGCGACCTGGTGGCGCTGTCCTTCGTCCGGGACGCCAAGGACGTCGCCGACGTCCACCGGGTCATGGACGAGGAGGGCCGCCGGGTCCCCGTCATCGCCAAGGTGGAGAAGCCGCAGGCGGTGGACAACATGGAGGACGTCGTGATGGCGTTCGACGGCGTGATGGTCGCCCGTGGCGACCTGGCCGTCGAGTACCCGCTCGAGCGGGTCCCCATGGTGCAGAAGCGTCTGATCGAGCTGTGCCGGCGCAACGCCAAGCCGGTGATCGTGGCGACCCAGATGATGGAGTCGATGATCACCAACTCCCGCCCGACCCGCGCCGAGGCGTCCGACGTCGCCAACGCGATCCTGGACGGCGCGGACGCGGTCATGCTGTCGGCGGAGTCCTCGGTCGGCGCTTACCCGATCGAGACCGTGAAGACGATGTCGAAGATCGTCGTCGCGGCCGAGCAGGAGCTGATGTCCAAGGGCCTGCAGCCGCTCGTCCCGGGCAAGAAGCCGCGCACGCAGGGCGGTTCGGTGGCCCGTGCCGCCTGCGAGATCGCGGACTTCCTCGGCGGCCGGGGCCTGGTCGCCTTCACCCAGTCCGGTGACACCGCCCGCCGCCTGTCGCGCTACCGCGCGGTCCAGCCGATCATCGCGTTCACCACCGACGAGGGCACCCGCAACCAGCTGACGCTCAGCTGGGGCGTGGAGTCGCACGTCGTGCCGTTCGTGAACAGCACCGACGAGATGGTCGACCTGGTCGACCAGGAGATCGCCAAGCTCAACCGCTTCAACCCGGGCGACATCTGCATCATCACGGCCGGTTCACCCCCCGGCGTCGCCGGCACCACCAACATGCTCCGCGTCCACCACCTGGGTGGCGGCGACGGCCCCAACTGACGGGCCGGTAAGAGCTCTTCCACGGTACTGAGGGCGCCTCCTGCGGCAGGGGGCGCCCTCAGTTCTCGCGGTCGGCGCCCGGCCGCAGCGGGAAGACCGACGCCGGAGGGGCCCAGACACGCGGCCCGGGCCCCTCGGTACACCATCGCCGGACGTCACACCTGGGCCGCCGCGTTGACGATGGCGAGCGCCAGGGCGTCGAAGTTTTCCCGGTAGAAGCCCAACCTGATGTGGAAGGACTCCTCCGTGAACACGCCGCGCGTGAGGAACATGGTGGGCACGGCGGTCAGAGCGCTGTGCACCATGTGCAGTTCCTCCCACCGGAGCCGGACGTCGAAGGATTCCGGGTGCGGACCGGCCAGGCGCTCGACGAGCGCGTCGACCACCTCCCGGCTGGCGCCGACGAGCAGGGTCAGCTCCTCGTCACCGCCGTTCCGCTCGCGCAGATATGTCAGCGCCTCGTACATGGCGCTCGCCTGGGACGGCGCGAGCCGGGCAATGAGCGCGTCGCCGTCACGGGTCAGCTTCAGTTGTCTTGGCAACCGTCTCTCCTTCCCGCGTCAGCTCTTGGGATTGGGCGTGTAGCGGGTTCCGTTGTGGAAGGTCTCCCACGTCACCTTGTAGGCGTGGATGCGGTGGGGCTGGAGGATGACGATCAAGCCCTTGTCCTCATCGTAGGCGACCGGATTCTTCGTCTTCGTGTCTATATGGGTGCCCTTGCCGCGCCACTTCTTGAAGTACTCGGCCATGGACTTCAAGTTGTGGCCGATGCCCGGCAGATCATGGTCCGCCGCGTGCTGAATGTCGTCGCTGCCCATCCGCATCCACTGGTACTCGACGCCGTCCGCCACGTCGGACCCGTACTTCTTCTCGATGTCCGCCAGTACCTCGTAGGGCAGGTCCTCCGCCAGATCGAGGTTGCAGACGTCCAGGTCGATACTCTCGTCGGACGTGTCCGCCGCGGCCGCGGACGTGAACCCGGCCGCCCTCACGGACGCGACGCTCTTCACGGACTTCTTCTTCACGCAAGCCGGAAGGTTCGGTTCCTTCCTCGCTTTCTCGGCCAGCTTGCGAAGCTTGTCCAGCGTCTTCTTCGCCTTCGCCGACTTCTCGAAGAAGCCGACGACGCCTGAGGAGATCCGGACGACCGCCTTGCCCACCGCGGGGAACTTGGTGAGCGGGACGGCCGCGCCGATCGCGTTGACCAGCGTCCACAGGCAGCTCTCGACGTCGCCCTTCGTCAGGCAGTTCTTGAGGTCGGTCCAGCCGATGTAGTCGAGGAGGATCGCCCCTCCGTTCTGCTTGACCCAGTCCAACAGGTTCAGGGACGCCAGGTCGCGCGCGGCCCGGTACTGGTCCAGGCACTCCTGCCCACACATGCGCAGCAGCGCCGCCTCCTCGTCGGAGGACAGGGGCGAGCCCGCGTCGGCCGGCTGCTCAGCACTCCCTCTGCGGAGTTCTTCCAGCCGCTTGCGCTGCTCCTCCTCGGCGCGGTCGGCAGCCGCGTCCGCCTCCTTGGCCGCGCTTTCCGCGTTGGACGCCGCCGTCTCGGCCTTGGTCGCTTCCGACTCGGCGTGCGTCGCGACCTGGTCTGCGGCGGAGGCGTCGGCCTCGGCGCCAGACGCGGCGGAGCGGGCGCTCGACGCGTCCTTCTCGGCCTCCGTCGCCTCGCGGTCGGCCTGGGCGGCCGCCGACTCCGCGTCGTTGGCGGCGAAGTTGGCGTAGAAGGCGTCGGTGCCCGCCTGCTGGTCGTACTTCTGGGCGTTCGCGTCGGCCTTCTTCGCGGCGGCCGCGTCGGTCGCCGCAACGGCCGCCGAAGCGTTGGCGGCCGCTGCGGAGTTGACCGCCTGCACCGCGTAGTCCGCGGCGTCGGCTGCCGCCTGAAGGGCGATCTTCGCGTCGCCGGCCGCCCTGTCGGCGAGGGCCTTGGCCTGCGCCGCCGCCTTCTTCGCCTCGTCCGACTTGGCCTTGGCCGCGGTGGCCTGCTGCTCGGCGAGCGTCTTGGAGGTCTGGCCGATCAGGACCGCGTACGCCGCCGAGGTGTCGCTCTCGCGGTACGGGGAGCCGATGGTGATCGCCTCGTCGGCCGCCTTGGTCACCGCGGTCGCGGCGTCCCTGGAGGCCTGCGCGTACTGGGCCGTAGCGAGCGCGTACCCGGCGGTCTTCGCCGACCACGCGGCCGTCTTGGCGGCCTCGGCCACTGCCGCGGTGGCCTCCTTGCGTGCGGTGATCGCCGCGGCCTGGGCTTTCTTGGCCTCGCCGTCCGCCTTCTTGGCGTTGTCCTTCGCGGAGGCCGCCGCGTCGATCGCCTCGGCCGCCGCGGCGTGCGCGGTTGCGGCTGCCGCGTGAGTCTTCGCGTATGCCGACTGGGCCGCGTCGGCGGCGGACCGTGACCGCTTGGCCGCGCCGTCGGCGCGGGTCGC
It includes:
- the pyk gene encoding pyruvate kinase; this encodes MRRSKIVCTLGPAVDSHEMLVSLIEAGMNVARFNFSHGTHAEHQGRYDRVRAAAKETGRAIGVLADLQGPKIRLETFAEGPVELERGDEFVITTEDVPGDKQICGTTYKGLPGDVSRGDQVLINDGNVELKVLDVEGPRVKTIVIEGGVVSDHKGINLPGTAVNVPALSEKDIEDLRFALRMGCDLVALSFVRDAKDVADVHRVMDEEGRRVPVIAKVEKPQAVDNMEDVVMAFDGVMVARGDLAVEYPLERVPMVQKRLIELCRRNAKPVIVATQMMESMITNSRPTRAEASDVANAILDGADAVMLSAESSVGAYPIETVKTMSKIVVAAEQELMSKGLQPLVPGKKPRTQGGSVARAACEIADFLGGRGLVAFTQSGDTARRLSRYRAVQPIIAFTTDEGTRNQLTLSWGVESHVVPFVNSTDEMVDLVDQEIAKLNRFNPGDICIITAGSPPGVAGTTNMLRVHHLGGGDGPN
- the pta gene encoding phosphate acetyltransferase, which encodes MTRSVYVTGIDRGDGRQVVELGVMELLTRQVDRVGVFRPLVHDGPDRLFELLRARYRLSQDPATVYGMDYPEASALQAEQGTDELVSALVDRFHLVARDYDVVLVLGTDFAATQLPDELSLNARLANEFGAAVIPVVGGRGQSTESVLAETRNAYRAYDGLGCDVLAMVTNRVARDDRDEIARRLDSRLPVPCYVVPDEPALSAPTVAQISQALGAKVLLGDDSGLARDALDFVFGGAMLPNFLHALTPGCLVVTPGDRADLVVGSMAAHSAGTPPIAGLLLTLGEVPSDEVMTLAARLAPGTPVLSVAGNSFPTAAELFSLEGKLNAATPRKAETALGLFERYVETEGLLRRVSTPSSDRVTPMMFEHKLLDRARADLRRVVLPEGTEARVLHAAEVLLRRGVCDLTLLGPVDQIRKKAADLGIDLGETQLIDPATSELRDSFAEQYARLRAHKGVTVELAYDVVSDMNYFGTLMVQEGLADGMVSGSVHSTAATIRPAFEIIKTRPDAGIVSSVFFMCLADKVLVYGDCAVNPDPDAEQLADIAVQSAATAAQFGVEPRIAMLSYSTGTSGSGADVDKVRQATELVRSRRPDLKIEGPIQYDAAVEPTVAETKLPGSEVAGQASVLIFPDLNTGNNTYKAVQRSAGAIAVGPVLQGLRKPVNDLSRGALVQDIVNTVAITAIQAQSPSEKATDQ
- a CDS encoding acetate kinase: MSATRVLVLNSGSSSVKYQLLDMRDSSRLAVGLVERIGERGSRLRHTPVARGGEIREWTAPIADHDAALKSVAEELAQDGLGLDSPELLAIGHRVVHGGKSFTEPTVVDERVLAEIERLIPVAPLHNPANLTGIRTARALRPDLPQVAVFDTAFHTTMPESAARYAIDVETADAHRIRRYGFHGTSHAYVSRATAKLLGRAPEDVNVIVLHLGNGASASAVRGGVCVDTSMGLTPLEGLVMGTRSGDMDPAVIFHLMRVGGMSTDEIDTLLNKRSGLIGLCGDNDMREIRRRVEEGDERAALAFDIYIHRLKKYIGAYYAVLGRVDAIAFTAGVGENSAPVREAALAGLEGLGLAVDAELNAVRGAEPRLISPARARVAVAVVPTDEELEIANQTYALVGKSR
- a CDS encoding XRE family transcriptional regulator, which codes for MRRPSAPPNQPAPPFDAPAARRLRTALGMEPEHVAYGMRASYGLSHVTPGLVISWERGTTAPAGLELTALAGVLWCSPGELIGRPRTLREHRLAHGLAPEDVARIVGLELLAYLHMEENDEWRGTERQSAALARLLDLSLPDFVSVTGRDARLAELLRSAVTTRWQAYVRPIAKAVPLDRRLLEDTLHELHQDYQGQMAATLNWGGGRAASASSDAGRDFLDRIIERFWTNVENNTG
- a CDS encoding ATP-dependent 6-phosphofructokinase, whose product is MRIGVLTAGGDCPGLNAVIRSVVHRAVDNYGDEVIGFEDGYAGLLDGHYRTLDLDAVSGILARGGTILGSSRLERDRLREACANALDIARDFGIDALIPIGGEGTLTAAKMLADAGLPVVGVPKTIDNDISSTDRTFGFDTAVGVASEAMDRLKTTAESHQRVMVVEVMGRHAGWIALESGMAAGAHGICLPERPFDPADLVKMVEERFARGKRFAVVCVAEGAHPVEGSMDYGKGEIDPFGHERFQGIGTALAYELERRLGKEAKPVILGHVQRGGVPTAYDRVLATRFGWHAVEAAHRGEFGRMTALRGTDVVMVPLAEAVTELKTVPKDRMDEAESVF